The Geitlerinema sp. PCC 9228 genomic interval ATGCCTTACCCGACCTCCAGGGAACTGCCAAGCTGCAAGCAACCACCCTCGACATCCAAAACGTTCCCCAACTGGTGACCCTCAAGCAAGCCGACCTCAGCCTGCAGCAACAGCAGGTTCGCATAGAACGCGCTACCCTCAACTACAGCAATATCCCCGTAGAAGCCAGCGGTACGGTGGATTTGGCGCAAGAACGCTACGATTTGCAAGCCAACATGGCATCGCTTCCCCTTTCTCGGGTTCTATCCGCAGCACAAGTTTCCCTTCCCATCGCGATCGCGACCCAAGTCGCAGCGGCTGTTCGTGTCACCGGTCCACTCACCAATCCCATCGTTCGCGGTCAAGTACGCACCACGCAAACCACCCAAATCTACGCCAGCAACAATCCCCAACCCAACGCTACCCCCCTCATCGACCTCGATCGCGCAAGCAGCAACTTTCAAATCGACCAAACCCAGCTGCAATTACTGAACCTCAGTGCTTCTCCCAGGATCGGCGGCGAAATTTTCGGCGGCGGTCGCATCGATTTCAGCGATCGCATAGCCTTAAACCTAGATCTGGCTCTGCAAAACCTACCCTTAGAACCATTTCTGATACGCGGTTTGCAGGAAGGATCCCTTCCCTTTCGTTTGGGAAGACTCAACGCCACCACCCAAATCCGCGGCTGGGCCACCAATCCCCAAGTACAAACCCAATGGCGCTTGCGCCGTTCCAGCATTGAAGGCAGCGGTGAACTCACCTACGCCAACCAACGCCTCGATATCCGCAATACTAAGTTCCAACTAGCTGGTGGCAGCATAGATTTAAATTCTAAAATTACCCTCAATGACCCCACCGCTAACGCCATTCAAGCCAGCGTTAGCATCGCCAATATCCAACTCGAAAAACTCGGTATCCCCCAAGCGGCAGGATTTTCCGGTCAGTTTCAGCTAGCCAGTCCCCTGACCCCACAAGGTGCCAGTGACTTGCAAGCCAGCGGCAGCGCCAAAGTACAATTGTCCCCACAGGAAACCGTTGCCGTGGAAAACTTTACCCTGGAATCGGGCAACTTTGCCGCCACTGTCGCCAGTCGCAAACTCACTTTAAAAACCATAAATCCCAACTTGCAGGGGACTCTCACAAGTTCTCTTGATGTGGCTGGTTCCCTCAGCAATCTTTCCGCAAATGGCATTCAAGCCAACGGCCAGCTTCAATTTTCCCGCGTTCCCATCGCCACCAGTTTTCTGGATAGTTTCAACATTCCGAACTTTCGTCCCCAAGCTTTAGAACCGATTTTCGCCAGTCCGACAAATGTATCCCTCCGCTGGGATGGCCAAACGTTGCAGCTCCCCTCTATAGCATCGGAAGCCGGTATCCGTGCCAATGGCAGCCTGGATGTCGCTTTAGCAGACCTACCGCAAATTACCGGATACGACTTGAATGTAGATGTCCAAGAATACCCACTGGCGAAGCTTCCCCTGGCTTTTCCCGATATCCAAATTGCCGATCGAATTCGTCAGGATTTACAAGGCAATGCCACGTTTAGCGGTCGTTTGGTTTCCGATCGCTTGCAGGGGATCCCCGAAATTACTGGCGATTTGACCCTCAACCAATTCGGTGCCTATCGCTTGGCATTTGAACGCCGGTTGACAGGTCCGATTTCCGTCACCCCGGAAGGAATTCAAGTAGCATTATCAGGAGAATCAGACGCAATTCAAGTGGCGTTAAATCAGAAATATTTGCCCACTCGTATCAACATCCAACAGGAAAAACTCGATATAACCGGCCAATGCATGCCTCCGCCAGCGGAAAAGCCTTCTCCATCCCAACAAGTTGATGCATCCGATGCGCCTATATCTGAGAATTGCCCTTGGTTTCAATTGCAAGTACAAGAATTTCCCTTGGCAGGATGGAGCGATCGCGTTTTGGGAGGAACTTTATTTGCCGACCTCAACATCGACTGGCAGCAATTGCAAGTAGCCGGTTCCCTGACAGTCAACCAACCCGCGATCGCCAGTCCCCTCGGTCGCATCGAAGCACAAACCTTTGCCTCCCAATTTCGCTACAGCGGCAACACCATTTCCGTCACTGACACCAAATTGGTCCAAGGCAACAGCCAGTATGCTTTTTCCGGCGGAGTCATTTTAGGGAAAAACCCCCGTTTTCGCGGCGATTTGGAAGTGGTAGAAGGCTACCTGCAAGATGTCTTGGTGGCCTTGCAGTGGTTTGATATTAACGACATCGCCAGAGGATTAACCCCTCCCCAATACGGAACCGCCAAAGATGTGGTTCCCACGCCAGTTGGCATGCCAGACGCGCCTTTGCTAACGCAACTGCGACGTTTTTCCGAAATTCAGCATTCCCTCAAACAACGCCAGCAAGCGCGCCGAGAAGCTTCCCTCTTACCTCCCCTATCTACCTTGCAGGGACAGTTTAACGGCAATATCGAAGTAGAAGGATCTCTCCAGCGGGGTTTGGTAGCAGATTTCAACGTACAAGGTCAAGATTGGTCTTGGGGAGGATACCAACTCGATACGTTTCTCTTGCAAGGTAACTTTGAAAATGGGAAACTCACTTTACTGCCTTTACGGCTGGAACGAAAAGATATTTTGCTGGCGTTTAAGGGGAATGTTGGTGGTGAAGAACAATCAGCTCAATTGAATATTCAAGAATTTCCCGTAGGAATTTTAGAAAATTTCCTGGATTTACCCGTGGTCGATGTGAGCGGCCAATTAAATGCTAAAGTTAGTGTAGCGGGAAGTTTTGACAATCCCCAAGCCAAAGGGGAAATTACCTTAGCGCAAGGTCAGGTAAACTTAACAGATATTCAAGATGGATTCGCCAGCTTTAACTATTCCGACGGTCGGTTGCAGTTTGGCAGCGAAGTCTTGGTTTCTCCACCAGAACCCATTAGAATTCGGGGAGATATTCCCATTCAACTACCGTTTGCCGAGGTTTCTCCCTCCCCCGATTTGGAAATGACCGTGGTAGCGCAAGACGAAGCCATGCAAGCGTTAAATTTGCTGACCAACCAAGTGAAATTGCAAGCAGGAACCGGACAAGTACGTTTGAATGTTTCGGGAACCCTACAAGACCCGGCTGCCACGGGAACCATACAAATGAACGAGTCCGTATTTACCACACCATTGCTGCCAGAACCCCTGACTGACGTTTCGGTTGCAGCGGATTTTGCTGGCGATCGCGTTTCGGTAGAGCAAATTACCGGTAAATACAGTCAGGGAAATGTTCGCGCTAGTGGGGTTTTGCCTCTGTTTCGTCCCCTTTCCAGCAACGACGAAGACCGCCAAAATCCTCTACAAGTAACTTTAGAACAAATTCGCACCAACCTGCGCGGCATTTATATTGGCGGCGTTGATGGCAATTTAACCATTCGCGGTCACGCATTCAATCCCGAAATTGGCGGTCGCATTACCCTCAGCAACGGTAAAGTGATTCTCGACCCCAACGCCGCTGCCATGCAAACCCCAACAACAGAACTATCAGCCGATTCCCAGGAAACCTTTGTCACCGAATTCGACAATCTTATCCTTACATTAGGCAAAAACTTGCGAATTACCAGTCCGGCAGTGCTCAATTTTGTGGCAACTGGCGATTTGCGCGTTGGGGGAACCTTGGATACGTTGCGTCCTGCCGGTACGGTGGAACTAAAATCAGGACAGGTCAATTTGTTTACCACCGTTTTTAACCTGCGACGCGGTTACAAACATACGGCGAGATTCGTTCCCAGCCAAGGTCTCGATCCCAATTTGGATTTGCGGTTGCTGGCTTCGGTTCCCGAGTTCAACCGTCGCGCCTCCATTACCACCTCCGAAGCGGAAATTAGCGACCCTTCCCTGGCACCCAATTTGGGAGAATTGCGTACAATTCGGGTACAAGCGATTATCGAAGGTCGTTCTAGCGAATTATTTAACAATTTGAAACTGACCAGTTCGCCGCCGCGTAGCGAATCGGAAATTTTGGCTTTGATTGGTGGTGGTTTTGTGGATACCTTCGGTCGCGGGGAAAGCTGGCTGGCGATCGCCAATTTAGCCGGTTCGGCGTTGCTAACCAATGTGGATACGTTTATCGCCAATACCCTTGGCTTGAGCGATTTTCGCCTATTTCCGGTAACCATTCCCGATGAAGAATCTGGCAGTTCCAGTTTGGCGTTGGGAATTGAAGCAGGGGTGAATTTACCCGCCGATTTATCTTTTTCTATTCGCAAGTTGGTTCCCAGCGAAGATCCTTTGAAGTACAATCTTCGCTATCGGGTCAATGAAAATATTCTGTTGCGCGGTTCTACAGATTTGTCTGGGGAAAGCCAAGCAACGGTTGAGTTTGAGTTAAGGTTCTAAATAGCGATAGCAACAGGGATGGTTTACGCATGGGAAATTTCTGGTTCTCCCGATCGAAAATGAGCCATCGAAATTGGCAGACCTCGGGAACAGTTTGTTTGTTTTCCGTGGTGTTGTTGGTAGCCATGGCTGGCGAACTATCAGATTCGGTGGGGATGGCTAGCCGGGAAACCACCGCCATCGAACAAGTGTCTTCCCTTCCCCAGCCGGAAAAATCTACATTCTCGCCGCGGCAACGGGAAATTTTGCAAGAACTCGCCAAAGCCGATGTGGTTTATCTGGGAGAAATTCATACCAAAGCTGCCGACCACCAAGCACAGTTGGCGATTGTACAAGCATTGCAGCAACGCAACCGGAAAGTAGCGATCGCGATGGAAATGTTTCAGCTTCCCTACCAAGATGTCTTAGACCAGTACATTCGTGGGGAAATCGACGAAGACCAACTCTTAGAAAAAACGGAATATCAACAACGTTGGGGATACGACTGGGACGACTACGCACCCATTCTGCGCTATGCTAGAAAGCATCAATTACCCGCGATCGCGCTGAACGTTCCCACAGAAACCATCCGCCGGGTAGCCACTGGTGGCTGGTCGGGGTTGACTTCCGAAGACCAACGATGGCTGCCTCCCCGTTCCGAAATTCATACGGATCATCCCCAATACCGGCAACGGCTGCGCGAAATTTTTGACGGCATCCACGCCGAATACAACTCCAGCGGTAATTTTGAGTTCTTCTACTTGGCCCAACTCCTGTGGGATGAGACCATGGCAGCCAATATTGCCAAATACGCTACCCAACATCCAGAATATCAAGTGGTGGTGTTGGCAGGTTCGGGACACATCGCCAATCGCTACGGCATCCCCAATCGCGTAGCCAGACGCATGCAGAACCCAGATTTTACCCACAAATCGGTTTTGCTTTCCCCACCGCCAAGGGATACCGACGCATCGAACGCCAATAGCGACATTGCCGATTATATCTGGCAACCGACATCGCCGCCTAATTCCAGAAAGCAATCTTAGCTCATTTGATAGCCATTTGATAGACACTATGTTTTCATTTCTACGTTCCGATTTAGCCGATTTGGTTTCTTATACTCCCCAACCAGAAGATTTTTTGGGGAAACAAAATACCAAACAAGAACAAATTGACCGTCTCGATACCAACGAAAATCCCTACGACTTACCTCAAGATTTAAAAGCCAAGCTGGCGCAAACTTATCAAGACATTATTGCGGTTAATCGCTACCCCGATGGCAGCCACGGTAAGCTCAAACAAGCGATCGCAGAATATACCAACGAATCGGCAGGGGTTCGCCACTTTCACCCAGCCAATATTTCCGTCGGCAATGGTTCCGACGAACTGATTCGTTCTTTACTCATTGCCACCTGCATCGGCAACAACGGTTCCATCCTGGTAGCCAACCCCACCTTTTCCATGTACGAAATTTTGGCGAAAACCCTCGGCATTTCCGTCAAAACCGTCGAACGCAACCCCAGCACTTTTGAAATCGATCTGGATGCAGCTTCTAAGATGGTTGCTGACGCCGATCCACCAGTCAAAGTGGTTTTTGTGGTCCATCCCAACTCCCCCACCGCCAACAAACTCACCGAACGAGAGATTGCTTGGTTGCAAGAGCTTCCCGAACGGGTTTTGGTGGTTATTGACGAAGCTTACTTTGAATTTTGCCAGCATACCCTAGCACCAGAAATTACACGCCATCCCAATTGGGTGGTTTTGCGTACGTTTTCCAAAGCCTTTCGCTTGGCAGGACATCGGGTAGGATACGCCATTTCTCATCCCATGCTAACGGCAACTTTGGAAAAAATTCGCCTACCTTACAACCTACCTAGTTTTTCCCAAGCAGCTGCCAGAGCCGTTTTAAGTCACCGCGAGGAACTATTGCAGGTGGTTTCCGAAATTCAAAAGCAACGCCAAAAGTTAATCGCCGCTTTCCAAAAACTCCCCGGCGTACAAGTTTGGCCGAGCAATGCCAACTTTATTTATCTGCGTTTTCAAGGGAATGCCGCCGCCAACGAACGCAAGATGCAAGAAATTGCCGACGGCATGAAAGCTAGAGGAACACTTATTCGCCACACCGGCGGCGGCTTGCGGATTACGGTTGGCAGCGAAGAAGAAAACAAACATACCGTACAGCGGTTTCAAGAAATCCTGAAATCTTAGGAAAAGATTGCAAGAGAAGCAGCAGCCAACATCTTCCCTAGCCATACATCCGCAGTCCATTGTCATTACGATTGATATCGATGATACCATTTCAGAAACCATGATTTTCCGGTATCTTCCAATTTCCTCGATTGGGGTGCTTCCCAAAACGCTCCTACAAAAATATATCGTTTATCTATTGCATGCATAGATTTTGACTGGGAAATTGCTCCCATGGGCAAAGTGAAATTTTTGGCAACTAGGGATTGACTTTGGAGAGTTTTTGACATAAAATTTAGATAATGGGAATAGTGCCTTTTATTTGAAAACGGCGTCTATTCCCATTATCTAAGAGTGTCTACTAATAAAATACCATATTTACGGAGGTAGTGAAAAAAAATTTCACTTTTTTCTTTCGTTTTTTTCAGACCGAGTCGTAGCTTTACCGGCAAATCAAGAAAATGGCCACTTCCTGGCGCTCGCTCATGTCCTGAAATCCCGTACCTGCCTTCTCAACCGCGACGATGTTTCTACAGGCAAAAGCCAATGCCAGATCCCCCTAGAAAGTGCTTTCTAACACACACACCTTCCCTATTATATAGATATATCAAAATAGTAAAACCGATTTGCGAAAAAGTCAATAGCTGATCCCAATTTCTTAATAATCTGCCAGAAATAATTGGCGTAGGGGAGCTTTGCGCAGCGTAAATAGTCTTTTCGACCAAATAAAGCAAAAAAATTGCCAAAAAATCTGTAGGGACGAAGAAAGCTTCGTCCCCATTGAATTTCCTGGTATAGGGAAGAAAACGAACTAACGATTGACATCGTGAATCCGAGAATGGACAAACCGATCCATCCACTGTTCCAGATACCGGCGGTTTTCCTTCGCTTGATGCATATCTTCTGTATTCAAAGGATGGGGGGCTAACCCTTGAATGGCAGCCGTCGTCACGCAATACATCGATTTTTGGAAACTTTCCGCAATTTTGACCCGCAAGTCAGTTTCCTGACGGTTTTCCTGGCGGTATATATTATGCAAATAATCGGGGATAAAATGCCGCAAATCTTGTGCCAGTAGCGTGGGTGGAATACCAGCCCCTCCAACCGGAATCGGATCGGCATACAAAGCTCCGTACGCAAAATCCTCCTGTGCAGCAGGAACTTGATAGGCTTGGGCATTGTAAGAAACCGTACCGGGGAACGGCGCACCGCGGAAAAAGATCGACTCCACGTAAGGAACCGCCGTATCGTTCAAGAAAGTGAGGTTAGCAGATTCGGGAATGAGTTCGTAAGTTTCGCCGCGAAGGGAAACTTTGTACGTAATTGGTCGGTTGGCATCTTGAACCAAACCAGCCAGAATATGGCTCACCACATCGGGGATGGACTGAATTTCACCGCGGTCGTAGCGATCGCTTAAAGACAAGAAAATATCGCTCATCACCCGCCAAAACTGTCCCAACGCCGTGTAGTAAGCCATTTGGCGCATGTGCTCCGGCAGAAACTCAGGAAACAAGCTGTGAAACGCCAACACCAAAGGATTGCGGCGAAACTTCGCTTGAATCAAGCGTTCCGTGGTTTCTCGATACGCCGGGGAATCAATATACGCATCCAATCCCGCACCGCCATGCCAGAACATGCCTTTCATGCAATATTCCGCATATTCGTAGTTAATGCGATCGTGCCACAGATACCGCAATAACTTACCCAAGGTAATTTCCCCATTGAAATATTTAAAAAAAGGGAAAAATACCAAAAACTGATGTTCGGCAATGTAATTTAAATTGCGGGAGTAGGCATCCAAGACCACACCGTAACTTTTGAGAACGCCCACCACCTCAATCAAATTTCTGGGAGAATCCTTTAACAAAGGCTCTCCCGCCTCCAAACGGTGGACGTACTCAGCGAGGGGATGTCGGGAAGGTTCTAGTTTGTTGGATAGCATATCGAACTCGTTGGTTGGTTGTGGTTTTGTTCTTCAGATCCTTTGCCAAATTCAGAGCCAATCAGTGCTTGCCGGGAGACGCCGTCGGAAAGCTGCGACCTCTATACATTTATTGTGCCGAATTCAATGTTCCCACCGAGAAAGAGAGAAAATTGACCGCTGTTTCCGTTTCTCGAACCACCGATTGCTGGGGCACCAAATCCGTCGCTTGGGTGACGCTCCAACGCACCATAAAATTCGGCTGCAATCCTAACAGAAAGATAAATAAAGTTAGCACCACAGCCGGCGCGCGATCGCGCCATTTCACCTGGGGCATCTGTTCCACAGACAAGCGACCGAAAAACACCCGATTGACCATCAACAGGAAGTAAACCGCCGTCAAACCAGTCCCCACCATACATAGGAGGGTTTGCCCCGGAAACGCCAAAAAGCTGCTGCGGAAAACCAAAAACTCAGCAATAAAGCCAACCAAACCCGGAATGCCAGCACTGGCCATCACCGCCAGAATTGTCAGAGTTCCCACCACCGGCAAACCACGTTCCGGATTTAGCAACCCCCGCAGCACATTGATATCCCGCGTACCGGTTTTCTTGCCAACCACACCCACCAGTAGAAACAGTAGCGCCGAAATCAAACCGTGGCTGACCATTTGCGCCACAGCCGCCACCAAACTTAAAGGGGTAGCCGCCGCTGCTGCCAGCAACACATATCCCATATGGGCAATGGAAGAAAAAGCCACCATTTTCTTCATATCCGCTTGGGAAATAGCAGTCAAAGCGCCGTACAAGACACTGACCGCCGCCCAAGTTGCCAAAGCCGGTGCCAGAAAATCCCAAGCTGCCGGGAACAACCCCACACCGAAACGCAACAAACCGTAGGTTCCCAGTTTCAACAACACCCCAGCCAGCAACACGGAAATCGGCGTAGAAGCCTCCACGTGGGCATCCGGCAGCCAAGTGTGGAACGGCACGATCGGAATTTTGATGCCAAAGCCAACCAAAATCCCCAATAGCAAAGCCACCTGGGCACCCAATGGTACCAACAGCGAACCGTCGGCATCGAGAGCCGTCATTTGCTCGCGCAACAGGGCATAGTCAAAACTGGTTCGGTGGGTCAGCCAAACCGACCCCAGGAAGGCAGCCAAAATGACAATACCGGAAACCGCCGTGTAAATCAGAAACTTCATGGCAGCATAACCGCGGCGGTTGCCTCCCCAGATGGCAATTAGGAAATACAGGGGAATCAGTTCCAGTTCGTAGAACAGGAAAAACAGCAACAAATCTTGCGCCAAAAACGCCCCCATGACGCCCCCCATGAGGAGCAAAATCAGGGTGTAGTAGAAACGCGGACGATTGACCGTCGATTCGGCAACTGTGCTGGAACTGTTACCAGAACCATTATCGGTTTCGATTGTGGGAATGCTTTCTTTCGAGGATTTGGGCACATCGCTGCTGTAAATCGCGATCGCAGTTAGTAAGGCATTTAAAAACACCAGCGGCAGAGAAAGACCGTCCAAACCTAGATGGTAGTTCAGACCAATCCATTCCACCCACTGCAGCAACTCAGAAAATTGCATTCCCTCCTGGGTCAGGGAAAACTGGCTGCCTAGATAAACCGTCCAAGCCAGCACCCCCAAAGCAACCGTTAAAGCCAAACTGCGAATGCGATCGCCAGATACAGGCAACAACCAAATCAGAGCAATCCCCGCTAAAGGAACCCAAATCAGAGCGCTAAGCATGGTTCGCGTCGAACTCCTTTCACATAAATCCTCGATACGTTGGCAAGCCCTGTCGCTTGAGCGCAGGGAGGAAAAACGAACGGCGACTTTAGTCGCCTTCCCCAGCAAGGGGGAGAACGAAAAGAGGTACAGTTTACGTTCTTTCCGGTTCTAGCCGGAATCTCCTATCCTGTACGGCGTCATGGTCACCTCGCCTATGTTATCGGTCGGTACGATCGGAGGCGGCACCGTTTTCCCCCTGGTCCAATTAACTGCTCGGTTCTAGAGCATGGGACTGGCGTCGCATCCCAAGTAGGAACTTGAACACTTGCCGATAACATAGTCTCCAAAGGGCTGAGGCTGGTCAGCTACCTAAAGATAACAGGTATGAAGCCCCGTCTGGCTACTGCAGGGTGTTGACTATCTTCTCTACATCGTCGCCATAACCATCTCCAGCAGGCCCCTGTCAAAACATGCCAGCCATCAACAGGAACAAAACGCTAATCCCAGCCACAATCGTCAGCAAATAAAACTGGGACTGGCCGGAAACGTTGTAGCGTAGGGCTTGACCGCTAAAGATAGCCGCAAATCCTACCAAATTGATGGCACCGTCCAGGATGTAGCGATCGAACCAATTGGCAATCGTGGAAAAAATCTGCACCAACCACACCACGGTAATGCGATAGAGGCGATCGATGTAAAAATCGTACGCCAGGAAATCCTGAGCAAACCGCCAGTTGCGCTGTGCCGAACGCGCCCAATTCCGTGGCAGGGGAATGGCCAAAGCAGCCAAACAGCCCACAAATCCCCCGGAAGTAATCACAGGCATGGCAACTAAGGTAATTATGCTGTCATCCGTTACCCAAGGACCAGTCCAACTCAGCAGCAACTGCCACCGTTGGAGAATCCAAGGCATCAAACCAGTAACCACAATTAAAGCAACCATGGGGAAAGCCATTGGCCAGGTGGTTTCCGGGCAGCGTCGGGTTTTGGGTTGCGCTTCGCCCAAAAATACCGAACGGAACACGCGGGTTAGATTGAAAGCACTGAGGGTATTGATGGCTACCAATAGCAGTACCAACCACCAGGGAACCTCCCAAAATCCGTTTACCCAACGGCGCATGACCCAGAAGGTGGCAATGGGAACCAGGGCAACCAAACCAGCACTGCCGGTGACAAACGCCGAAGCAGTGGCAGGCATGCGCGACCACAGACCGCCCAATTCAGTGATGTTTTGGCAGCTGGTGTTGAGAATGACCGACCCGGCACTCATGAACAGTAGGGCTTTGCTGACTGCGTGGGTGAGTAGTAGCAACAGGGCAATGTCCACTTGTTGCAATCCCACCGCCACAAAGACCAATCCCAGATA includes:
- a CDS encoding translocation/assembly module TamB domain-containing protein translates to MTNSPSPERKSTWLIWVRRTGLVAGVAVFSAAIGGTWWVKTQLAPLVSNNLSNIVQRPVNLGSLQQFSLTQLTFGETTVPATDTDSDRASVESVVVNFNLWQVITNRTLPLDITLVNPQAYIEQQQPGKWLQLNLQLEKPGPIQPQLQAIAAKNARLTLDPYGSEAVDFHKIQLVTQFANNNQKIQFQVSGAPISGGNFAATGEFRQSPNTAPQLEGNLQSQNLQLPPITNLLPSSLLQDRLQVVSGTLQTNIDIAWNFENALPDLQGTAKLQATTLDIQNVPQLVTLKQADLSLQQQQVRIERATLNYSNIPVEASGTVDLAQERYDLQANMASLPLSRVLSAAQVSLPIAIATQVAAAVRVTGPLTNPIVRGQVRTTQTTQIYASNNPQPNATPLIDLDRASSNFQIDQTQLQLLNLSASPRIGGEIFGGGRIDFSDRIALNLDLALQNLPLEPFLIRGLQEGSLPFRLGRLNATTQIRGWATNPQVQTQWRLRRSSIEGSGELTYANQRLDIRNTKFQLAGGSIDLNSKITLNDPTANAIQASVSIANIQLEKLGIPQAAGFSGQFQLASPLTPQGASDLQASGSAKVQLSPQETVAVENFTLESGNFAATVASRKLTLKTINPNLQGTLTSSLDVAGSLSNLSANGIQANGQLQFSRVPIATSFLDSFNIPNFRPQALEPIFASPTNVSLRWDGQTLQLPSIASEAGIRANGSLDVALADLPQITGYDLNVDVQEYPLAKLPLAFPDIQIADRIRQDLQGNATFSGRLVSDRLQGIPEITGDLTLNQFGAYRLAFERRLTGPISVTPEGIQVALSGESDAIQVALNQKYLPTRINIQQEKLDITGQCMPPPAEKPSPSQQVDASDAPISENCPWFQLQVQEFPLAGWSDRVLGGTLFADLNIDWQQLQVAGSLTVNQPAIASPLGRIEAQTFASQFRYSGNTISVTDTKLVQGNSQYAFSGGVILGKNPRFRGDLEVVEGYLQDVLVALQWFDINDIARGLTPPQYGTAKDVVPTPVGMPDAPLLTQLRRFSEIQHSLKQRQQARREASLLPPLSTLQGQFNGNIEVEGSLQRGLVADFNVQGQDWSWGGYQLDTFLLQGNFENGKLTLLPLRLERKDILLAFKGNVGGEEQSAQLNIQEFPVGILENFLDLPVVDVSGQLNAKVSVAGSFDNPQAKGEITLAQGQVNLTDIQDGFASFNYSDGRLQFGSEVLVSPPEPIRIRGDIPIQLPFAEVSPSPDLEMTVVAQDEAMQALNLLTNQVKLQAGTGQVRLNVSGTLQDPAATGTIQMNESVFTTPLLPEPLTDVSVAADFAGDRVSVEQITGKYSQGNVRASGVLPLFRPLSSNDEDRQNPLQVTLEQIRTNLRGIYIGGVDGNLTIRGHAFNPEIGGRITLSNGKVILDPNAAAMQTPTTELSADSQETFVTEFDNLILTLGKNLRITSPAVLNFVATGDLRVGGTLDTLRPAGTVELKSGQVNLFTTVFNLRRGYKHTARFVPSQGLDPNLDLRLLASVPEFNRRASITTSEAEISDPSLAPNLGELRTIRVQAIIEGRSSELFNNLKLTSSPPRSESEILALIGGGFVDTFGRGESWLAIANLAGSALLTNVDTFIANTLGLSDFRLFPVTIPDEESGSSSLALGIEAGVNLPADLSFSIRKLVPSEDPLKYNLRYRVNENILLRGSTDLSGESQATVEFELRF
- a CDS encoding ChaN family lipoprotein, whose translation is MSHRNWQTSGTVCLFSVVLLVAMAGELSDSVGMASRETTAIEQVSSLPQPEKSTFSPRQREILQELAKADVVYLGEIHTKAADHQAQLAIVQALQQRNRKVAIAMEMFQLPYQDVLDQYIRGEIDEDQLLEKTEYQQRWGYDWDDYAPILRYARKHQLPAIALNVPTETIRRVATGGWSGLTSEDQRWLPPRSEIHTDHPQYRQRLREIFDGIHAEYNSSGNFEFFYLAQLLWDETMAANIAKYATQHPEYQVVVLAGSGHIANRYGIPNRVARRMQNPDFTHKSVLLSPPPRDTDASNANSDIADYIWQPTSPPNSRKQS
- a CDS encoding histidinol-phosphate transaminase, giving the protein MFSFLRSDLADLVSYTPQPEDFLGKQNTKQEQIDRLDTNENPYDLPQDLKAKLAQTYQDIIAVNRYPDGSHGKLKQAIAEYTNESAGVRHFHPANISVGNGSDELIRSLLIATCIGNNGSILVANPTFSMYEILAKTLGISVKTVERNPSTFEIDLDAASKMVADADPPVKVVFVVHPNSPTANKLTEREIAWLQELPERVLVVIDEAYFEFCQHTLAPEITRHPNWVVLRTFSKAFRLAGHRVGYAISHPMLTATLEKIRLPYNLPSFSQAAARAVLSHREELLQVVSEIQKQRQKLIAAFQKLPGVQVWPSNANFIYLRFQGNAAANERKMQEIADGMKARGTLIRHTGGGLRITVGSEEENKHTVQRFQEILKS
- a CDS encoding CO2 hydration protein — protein: MLSNKLEPSRHPLAEYVHRLEAGEPLLKDSPRNLIEVVGVLKSYGVVLDAYSRNLNYIAEHQFLVFFPFFKYFNGEITLGKLLRYLWHDRINYEYAEYCMKGMFWHGGAGLDAYIDSPAYRETTERLIQAKFRRNPLVLAFHSLFPEFLPEHMRQMAYYTALGQFWRVMSDIFLSLSDRYDRGEIQSIPDVVSHILAGLVQDANRPITYKVSLRGETYELIPESANLTFLNDTAVPYVESIFFRGAPFPGTVSYNAQAYQVPAAQEDFAYGALYADPIPVGGAGIPPTLLAQDLRHFIPDYLHNIYRQENRQETDLRVKIAESFQKSMYCVTTAAIQGLAPHPLNTEDMHQAKENRRYLEQWMDRFVHSRIHDVNR
- a CDS encoding NADH-quinone oxidoreductase subunit M yields the protein MLSALIWVPLAGIALIWLLPVSGDRIRSLALTVALGVLAWTVYLGSQFSLTQEGMQFSELLQWVEWIGLNYHLGLDGLSLPLVFLNALLTAIAIYSSDVPKSSKESIPTIETDNGSGNSSSTVAESTVNRPRFYYTLILLLMGGVMGAFLAQDLLLFFLFYELELIPLYFLIAIWGGNRRGYAAMKFLIYTAVSGIVILAAFLGSVWLTHRTSFDYALLREQMTALDADGSLLVPLGAQVALLLGILVGFGIKIPIVPFHTWLPDAHVEASTPISVLLAGVLLKLGTYGLLRFGVGLFPAAWDFLAPALATWAAVSVLYGALTAISQADMKKMVAFSSIAHMGYVLLAAAAATPLSLVAAVAQMVSHGLISALLFLLVGVVGKKTGTRDINVLRGLLNPERGLPVVGTLTILAVMASAGIPGLVGFIAEFLVFRSSFLAFPGQTLLCMVGTGLTAVYFLLMVNRVFFGRLSVEQMPQVKWRDRAPAVVLTLFIFLLGLQPNFMVRWSVTQATDLVPQQSVVRETETAVNFLSFSVGTLNSAQ